The Aneurinibacillus migulanus genome contains the following window.
CATTATTACGAGAATGGGAGGGACCATCACAGTGAAAAGCACCGAAGGTCAGGGAACCACTGCAACGATAGAATTGCCGGCGATTAGGAAGGAGGTTCAAGATGAACAAGAAAAATATCAAGGTACTTATCGTGGATGATGAGGAAGATTTATTAGACTTGCTGGCGCAACGTATACGAAGAAAAGGAAACACCGTAGAACTAGCAGCTTCGGCAGAAGAAGCGCTGGCGCTGTTGCATGCTTTCTCTTTTGATGTAGGTATATATGATATAAAATTGCCCGGTATGGATGGGATCGAACTGCTCAGGCAGTCAAAAGAAAAGTATCCTAGTATGGAAGTGATTATGTTAACTGGGCACGGTACGATAGAAACGGCTATCGAATCGATGAAGATGGGAGCATATGATTATGTGAGCAAACCATATGCGCTATCTGAACTGGAAGCGGTGCTGGATAAAGCGTTTGAGAAGAAGCAGCTGAATGAAACAAACCATGGATTACAGCGTGTACTGCTTTCTAAAGAGAAGGACTTCTCCATTATTGGTGACAGTCCGTGCATGCAACGGTTAACGGAATTGATTCAGAAGCTGGCAAGCAGTGAAATACCGGTTCTCATCGAAGGAGAAAGCGGTACAGGAAAAGAGTTGGTAGCACGCGCACTTCATTTTTGGGGAGAGCGCTCGGAACAACCATTCATTACAGTAAATTCTGGGGCTTTGCCGGAAAGCTTGCTCGAATCGGAATTATTCGGTCATGTCAAAGGGGCATTCACAGGAGCTGTATCCGATAAAAAAGGAATTGTGGAATTGGCTGATCAGGGAACATTATTTCTCGATGAAATTGGAGAAATGCCGCAAAGCGTACAGGTTAAATTGCTTCGCTTTCTGGAAAGCGAAGAGTTTCGCAGGGTAGGTGATTCGTCGCTGCGATGGGTACACGTACGGATTGTCGCAGCAACGAACCGTACGCTGGAGGATGAGGTAGCACGCGGGCGTTTCCGTGAGGATTTATTCTATCGATTGAATGCTATGCGTGTATCCGTTCCTCCTTTAAGGGAAAGGAAGGAAGACATTCCTTTATTGGTACAGCATCTTCTTGCACAAAGCAGAGGAAGAGAACAGATAAGTGTAGATGAAAAGGCACTGCATGCGCTTATGCGCTATACATTTCCCGGGAACATAAGAGAGCTTGCCTATATGCTGGAAAGGGGAGTAATTTTAGCGAGGGGAAATGTCATCAAAACAGAAGACTTGTTAATTCCTGACGTAGATAGTAGTAAAGAGGAAGAAAGTATAGAAGAATGGCTTTCTCTTTCCCAGATAGAAAGACAACATATAGGACGTGTAATGGAATTTTGTCATGGTAATAAAACACATGCAGCGCGTATTCTTGGTATTAGCGTCCGTAATCTATATCGAAAATTGGCAGAGTATCACATATAAGCTATATATATACATCTGATTTGATAAATCGACAAATGTTTATGGTGGGAGGTAAGAAAAGAAGGAAGGACGGTGGGCGGGAGCGGTCGGAAAAAGACACGTTTGCCTTTCTTCTGCTGGAGCGCAGGGCGCATCCAACCTCTTCTTTTTTCCGAATCTCCTATTTCCAACCACACTCCACTGTCAAAATATCAAGTGTAATTTATATAGTAACCATGACATTTTGTCCTGGTACTGTGACAAAATGACATAGTTATATTAAGCAGAAGGCACGCTATCGTCCGTGTTCTCTGCTTTTTTCTTTTGGCATGTATTTTGCTTATTGAAAAGAGTGAAGGAAAGAAACTACCGAATAAGGAGAGTGGAAGCAATGAACAGAGAGAAAGAGAAAAAGAAAAGAAAATATGGAGTATTTCCTATGTTGGTAGCCGCTTCTTTAGTATTTGCCGGCTGCGGTACAGCTACAACCAGCCAGAGTGAACCAGCCAAAAATGCTACCGAGCAAACACCGGCAACTAAGGAGATTGCATTTAATCCACCGAAGCTTGAAGATGCGCCCAAGGGGGAATTGGGAGAGGCTATTCAGCTTGGATATAAAATGGTAACAGATACGAAGGCAACTGTACCACAAAATGTAGGTAATAATTTATCCTGCATTAGCTGTCATGCGGATGGAGGAACGAACAAAATAGCTTCTCCATTGGTCGGAGTAACCGCAGTGCATCCACAATATCGTGATCGTGAAGGCAAGGTCATTACAATGGAAGATCGTATTAACGAATGTTTCAAACGAAGCATGAACGGAAAGCCACTGGAAGCGGGAAGTAAGGAAATGACTGCCATGATCGCGTACCTTACGTATATTTCAGAAGGAATCCCAACTGGCGCGGATATACCATGGCGTGGCAAAAGTAAAGTTTCGCTTGAAGGAATTACGCCCGATAAAGCGAACGGCGAGAAACTATATAAGCAGTCTTGCCTGGCCTGTCACGGAACTGATGGTTCCGGAACAGGTCCTGCGTCAGGTCCTGCGGTCTGGGGTGAGCATTCATTCAATGACGGTGCAGGATTGGCAAGGATTTCGCAAATGACAGGGTATATTCAAAAAAATATGCCCAAGGCGGAAATGGGAGGCGTAAAGCCTGGAGAATTAAGCAAGCAACAGGCCGCCGATTTAGCTGCCTACTTGTTAGCACAGGAGCGTCCAGAGTTTACTGGTAAGAAGAATGACTGGCCGAAAGGAAACAAACCTAAAGATGTTAAGTACTAAGTAGAGAACAAAATGCCGCCCTTATATGAGGCGGCATTTTATTTTACCATATTTTCTCCGCAGCACATATTGTGGAAGTATACGTGTACATAAGGAGAAGTTACATTATGGTAATGCTAGTATAGCATATTTTTTACTGAAGGAAAATATTTTTACTTGGGTAAAAAATGATTCGCTTCTTGGTACCTTTTTTCTACCTCGTTCCAATTTACAACATTCCACCATGCAGTAACGAACTCAGGCCGCCTGTTTTGATATTTTAAATAATAAGCGTGTTCCCATACGTCGATAATCATGAGTGGTATTTTTTCTTCGGTAAGTGGAGTGTCTTGGTTTGCGGTACTTATTACCTCTAGCTTACCGTTGTGTAAAACAAGCCAACCATATCCGCTGCCAAAACGGCTAATAGCGGCTGTAGATAGCATTTCCTTCATATTTTCAAAGCTTCCGAAACAGGTTTGAATCGCTTCGGCAAGCATACCTGAAGGTTTTCCTCCTCCATTTGGGCTCATGACTGACCAGAAAAGAGAGTGGTTGTAATGACCGCCCCCATTGTTTTGTACTGCGGTCCGAATGGAATCGGGAATATTATGCAGATTGCTTAATAACCATTCAATGGGTTTATCAGCTAATGCATCATAGCCTTCAAGAGCGGTGTTTAGATTATTGATGTATGTGGCATGGTGCTTGCTGTGATGAATTTCCAACGTCCTGGCATCGATATAAGGTTCAAGCTCGTCGTATGCGTAAGATAAGGTTGGTAACGTAAACATTGTAGCGTGTAGTCCTCCTTTTATTGCAAAGTGTATTTCGATTACTACTATACATCAAAAGTTTCCTTTAGTAAAATTTTTTTACTTAGGTAAAAATACATTTGTTTTATTATCGTTGCAACGGATGAAATAATTGCTATTGTAACGATTGACAAATACTAAGAATACAATATAATCAATATATGAATACATGCTCATGTTTTCAAAATTATTGTTAACTAAAGCTTGCATAGCGTATATGTTGTGTAATTCTACACACGGATAAACGAATAAAGTAAGGAGGGGAATGAGCGATGGCGATAAGAAAAGAATTATTGTTAGAGGGGCTGGATTGTGCGAACTGCGCTAATAAAATACAGGGGAAAGTCCAAGAGCTGAAGGGGGTTGAAACAGCAAGCGTGGACTTTGTATCAAGGCGATTGATGATACAAGTAAAGGATGGGACAGATGCACAGCATGTAGTAAAGCAGGCGAAAGCAACGATACATAAATTAGAACCGCATATACGAGCTACAGAAGAAAATAAGCACTCCCATAACAAACATGCACATGAGCATAATGCGAACAATACGAGAAAAACGTTGATTCGGCTGGGGCTTGGAGCAGCTATTGCGCTCGTAGCAGGACTGGCAAAGCTGCCTCTTCCGCTTGAACTTTCTCTGTTTTTGCTAAGTTATGTGATTGTCGGCGGAGATGTAGTGTTTCGCGCACTCAGAAATATCACAAGAGGGCAAGTGTTTGACGAGAATTTTTTGATGACTATTGCGACAGTCGGCGCGTTTTGTATCAAGCAATTTCCGGAAGCGGTCGGTGTAATGCTTTTCTATCAGGTGGGGGAGTATCTACAAGGAATTGCAGTTAATCGTTCCCGCAAATCCATTAGTGCTCTCATGGATATCCGGCCGGATTATGCGAATGTTAAAATTGGAAATGAAATCAAAACCGTCTCCCCGGAAGAAGTGCGAGTCGGCGATAGTATACTTGTGAAACCAGGTGAAAAAATCCCGTTAGACGGAGAAGTTATTGAAGGAAATTCAATGCTTGATACGTCTGCGTTAACCGGTGAATCCGTGCCAAAGCAAGCGGGACCTGGAAGCGAAGTATTAAGCGGGTGCATTAACAAAAACGGTGTATTGACCATAAAGGTTACAAAAGCATATAGTGAGTCCACCGTGTCAAAAATTTTGGATCTTGTACAGAATGCCAGTAGCCGAAAAGCATCGACAGAAAACTTTATTACAAAATTTGCCCGCTATTACACACCTGTTGTCGTGCTGGGTGCCTTGTTGCTGGCAATTGTGCCCCCCTTGCTGATTTCTGGTGAATCTTTTGCTGATTGGATATATCGCGCTTTGGTATTCCTTGTTATATCATGTCCATGCGCTCTTGTTATTTCTATCCCATTAGGATTTTTCGGAGGAATTGGCGCGGCATCCAAAAAGGGGATCTTGGTCAAAGGAAGTAACTATCTCGAGGCACTTAACGATGTAAAATATGTGGTTTTTGATAAAACCGGTACGATAACAAAAGGCGTATTTCATGTAACGGATATTCAGACTCGGGGCGAACGAACAAAAGAAGAGCTTTTGGAGTACGCTGCTGTTGCGGAATCATACTCTAACCATCCTATTGCACAATCCATTCTGCAAGCGTATGGAAGAGACATACACAAAGATAATGTGGAAGAGTATGAAGAGATTTCTGGTCATGGTATTAAAGTAAAAATTCAGGGTAGAACGGTGCTTGCAGGAAATGCAAAACTGATGGAGAAGTCGCATGTAGAGTTTTTTGTTCCGGATACATTCGGTACGGTGGTGCATATTGCAATAGATGGAACATACGAAGGGTACATCGTCATCTCTGATGAACCGAAAGAAGATGCGAAGCATGCCATCCAGCAATTAAAAAAACTAGGCATCAAAAAAACGATTATGCTAACAGGCGACGTGCAACGTGTAGCAGAAAAGGTCGGAAGACAATTGGAATTCGATGAAGTATATGCTGAACTGCTTCCGCAAGATAAGGTCGAGAAGCTAGAAGGGTTAGATGCACGAAAAGGTACAAAGGAAAAGTTGATATTCGTTGGTGATGGCATTAATGATACGCCTGTTCTGGCAAGGGCTGATGTGGGTGTTGCGATGGGAGGAGTGGGTTCCGATGCGGCAATTGAAGCAGCAGACATTGTCATTATGACAGATGAGCCTTCAAAAATAGCCACCGCTATTACCATCGCCAAACATACCCGGAAAATCGTCTGGCAAAATATCATATTTGCATTAGCGGTCAAAGGATTTTTCTTGCTGCTCGGTGCGCTTGGCATTGCAACGATGTGGGAGGCTGTATTCTCAGATGTTGGTGTAACTATATTAGCTGTGTTGAATTCCATGAGAGTGACAAAGGTGAACGATATAAAGTAAAAACTCGCGGGCATGCCTCGCGAGTTTTTTTAGGATTTTATTGGGTGGTGTAACAATAAGTTTGAACCTTATCTTGTCTACTGTTTTTTAGAGGGAAGTTGGTTCAGGCTTTTAAATTCATATCCCTGTTTGCGCGCGTCGTCAATGATTTTCCCCATTGCGTCAGCATTGTCTTTGGAAACCGAGTGAAGCAGAATCACTGCGCCCGGGTGAAGCTGTCGCATGAAATTATCGTATGCATATTTCCAGCCTCTTTGCGCCTTTGTATCCCAATCTTTGTAAGCAAGGGACCAAAAGACACTTGTATATCCAAGTTGCCTGCTTATTGCCAGCGTTCGCTCGCTAAAAATTCCTCTGGGCGGTCGCAGGAAGGGCGCTTCCTTTTGTCCGGTAACTTGAGCGATTCCTTCCTTCACTTTTTCCAACTCTTCTTTAATCCTATCGTTAGAAATTTGGCTCATGTCCGGGTGGCTCCAGGAATGGTTTCCAATTAGATGACCTTCCTTTACCATTCGTTTTAAGAGGTCGGGCTGGTCTTTAATATAGTGCCCAGTGACAAAGAAGGTGGCCGGTACCCTTTTTTCCTTTAGCGTATTAAGAATTTGAGCCGTATAGCCGTTCTCATAACCATTGTCAAATGTGAGATACAATTCTTTCTTTGTTGTATCACCAAGGAAGATAGCTCCATGCTTTTCTACAATATCCTTGAAGCCTTCTTCGTCAATGGAAGGGAGTTGGCCATTTTTGCTCTTTTTAAAGCCGAAGTGGTAAGGAGTATCCCGATAACCCTCTGCTGCGTACAGCGGCAATGAAACAACAAGCAAAACTAGAGCAATGAAGAAAAGTACACGTTTCATTCACATATTCACTCCCAAATATATGTAGCTTTTTGTTTAAAGCCGTTGGAGATAGGTTTCCAACAAGAACGAGAAGTTATGTGCCTTGCCACAAAATGAAAAGCAGACGGCAAAACCTGCCATCTGCTCCTATGTTTGATTTTTTACATGTCTCTATATTTTAACTTATTGACGATCGAGTCGGCTACTTCTTCCGGAGTTTGATCGTCAGTACGGATTTTAAGATGGTGTTTGGAATACGCGAGTTGTCTCTTTTCGAACAATTCATGGATCTCATCGAGCGTTCGATTGTGTAATACCGGCCGGTTATCGACGAGTATATCCATCCGTTCTTTCCAGGAATCCCATGATAAATCAAGAAAAAGCACAAAAGAGCTGGTTAGGCATGTTTCTCTGATTTCCTCTTGCTGAAAAGCCCCGCCTCCTAGAGAAACGATTTTATCATGCTGATTTTTGCAAATATCGATAACGGTTTCTTTTTCTATTTTGCGAAAATGCTGTTCGCCTAACTCTTTAAACATTTGCGGAATGGGCATATTGTATTTTTCTTCAATATACTGATCGATATCTATAAAGTCCCTGTTTAGCTTATTAGCGATGAGTTGGCCTACGGTTGTTTTTCCTACTCCCATGAAGCCAATTAATACGATATTTTTCTCTTTAACAGGAATGTCTGTTTCCTTGTTCATGTATGTTCTGCTCCTATTCGTTGATTAGCTGGTGATTGCTTTATTTTTCGTCTATTGCCCTTTGCAGGATAGCAAGCACTGTCTTCATGTCTTCAATAGGGACCTGCCCAGGAGCTGAACTGTTTTCTCCGACAGCAAAAGTAACCGCAGATCCGAAAGCGCCTCCGAACATACGGGTCAAGGAGCCGTACGCCCCCATCGACATTGTTATTACCGGTATTTTCAGTTTTTGTTTGGCGTCAAGCGTAACGCGCAGCAGGGTAAGGACATCTTCGAGATGATTTGGCATAACGGCGATTTTTGCGATATCCGCTTGCATGCGCTCTGCTTCTATAAGTTTTTTGTTCAATGTACCGACTTCTGGCGTACAATCGAAGTTATGATATGACATAATCATTTTAATGCCATGTTCCTTTGAAACGTTTCGTAAATGATTGATATCTTCCTTCGTATTGATTAATTCGTAATCAATAATGTCTGCGTTTCTGCTTTCGCAAATAGCCGAATACAGGCTTACCACTTCAGACTCCGATAAAGAAATCGGCTCTCCTCCTTCTTTGAAAGAACGTCGTGTGAAAATAAGTGGTGTATCTCCTGCCATCTGCTTGATGCTTTTGGCCAGATCGATAACGGCATACGTATCAGAGATCCCTTCAAAGAAATCGACGCGCCACTCCAGCAAATCAGGCTGTTTGGCGAGGATTTTCTCTGTTTCAGATAGAATGACTTCCTGTGTTTTTCCAACTAACGGTGTGCATATGAGTGGTCGTTTACCGTCACCTAATCGCTTGTCAGTCAGTTCAATTTGTTTTATCGTTTCGATGATAATCAATCCTCTTTCGTTAATGAAAATAATTGAACTCATTCTACATGCCGTTTTATAAACTTGCAATCCTATTTGTAAAAAATATAAGGAGCACTCCTTTATTCGGATATCGTATCCGGCTTTTTATCTTTGCTGGCTGTATAGAATAGGCGAGATACCGCAATACCAATGCCGCCAAGAACAATGAACAAGATGGCCCGGAAGAGAAGAGATACGTTTGGCAAATCAATAAAAATAACCTTTAATAAGGTAACGAAGATCAAAATGACGCCAAACAAACGCAAACGTGCTTCTTTCCTAATCATACCGTATACGACAGCGCTGACTGCGTACAGCACCCAAACGAACGACACAGCCAAATGTTTCATATCAAATGAAAGATTCTCAGCCAGGACATTCGTTTCCCGGGTCAAGAAGAGTAGCATGAGCGCGGTATGCGCCGTATACAATACCGTAAATATGTTTGGATTTGATGGAGTTACATGCGCTTCTGCAAGCTTTATATTGATATAAAACGTAATAACAAGTCCGATCCATAATACCGTTTCGATTGAGATAACTTGTTCGATGGAATAGTCTAGTATCGGTAAGGAGCCGAACAAGTAGAGAACGATAGCACTTCCGGCAAGCAGACGGGAACGCAGACGTATACCGGCGTAGAAAGCAGCGGTTGCTTCGATTAAAACTGCCAGATAAATGAGTGGTTGGTTATCGATCGTACGCGTAAAATAAAATGCTAACGAGAAGGAAGCGAGCGCAAGAAAAGCACCTGCTGTTTTTGCATTTCGTTTCCAGAAATAGATGGCGAGAAAGCTGTGCAGCAAAAAACCAGCCAGCGAGAGCAATTGAACCGACATTTCCTCATATCCAATATTTATCCAAAGCAATGTTAGTAAGAAGCATGCGAATAAAACGCCGGTTTGCGAATGTGCATACCAGTGACGGGTAAGAAGGCAGATCAGCAGAATAGCATACTGTGCAACGGAACCTGCAGCCAATAGGTCTATGTCTCCCTGTGTACCAATTGCATAAGCAACAAAGGCTGCCTGTAACAGAATGGATGAGGAGAAGTACAGCGTAATGTATTGCTTATGTATGGCGAAATATAGAAATCCTCCGTACAGAATCACCTCATAGCTGACAAATAGCCAGGTATTCGGCTCCTGGCTTTCCACAAGGAATGGAACAAGACATCCTGCAAGCGAGGCGAGAATGGCGAGCGCTTCCGAGCGGTAGCGGTGAGCCAGATACATTCCGCCTGCAATCCAGACCACATTAAGCAAGAAAGCGGGCGAAGCCGAGATAAAATCGTATAGTGCATGCATCGCGAATGTTGTCAGCATCGCCAGACAGACAGACCCACCGAGCAGTACCTGACCGAGTGCGCTTCGTTGTTGTTTTATTTGTCTATCTCCAAGCCAGAGAAAGGCACCTGAAGCGAGAAAGCCGAGCAGCACACGAACGGGTTCTGTAATGAGTCCTTTATCGACAGAAACTTTGAATGCCCAAATAACACCTAGCAGAAGCACGACAATAAAGATGCGCGGAAGCCAGATACGCCCGATAAGGTGCTCCCAATCCGTTTCTTCAGGCTCAGGGGCAAGGCTTTCCCATGAAAGGGATGACTTGGGCTGCGCCTCTGGAGAAGAAACTGGAGGTGGAGGAGCCATATTCTTTATCGGTTGATGGATAGCTTCTTTCTCATGAAGCATTCCTTTTAAACGGGTCACTTCTTGTTCCAATGAAGCGATCCGTTTTTCAAGTTCAAGAAAGTTCTGGTCTTTTTCCAAACAACTTCCCTCCTTTCCTTGTTGTTCCAATTATTACACAAAAAAGTGAAGAGGAGTAGCTTATTGCATCCAATTCATCATGGTCGGCAGAACAAAAGAGATAAGAATCGCTGTCAAACCCATTGCGATTCCGGCGATAGCACCAGCCAGTTCATCAGAAGATGCTGCGTGTGCAGCTCCTTGTCCGTGCGAGATCGTTCCCATAGCGAGTCCGTATGCAAAAGGGCTACGAATGCCTGCTCTGTTCATTAACCAGGGCCCTAACATCGTTCCGATCGTACCAGTCAGTACGACGAACGCCGCGCTGAGTGCAGGTACACCGCCGATAATACGTGTGATTTCCAGTGCAATGGGGATAGTAACGGACTTCACACTCATGGAAGCGACGATCTCGTCAGACAACTGGAAAGCCTGCGCGATGAGCACACCGGAAATTGTGGCAGATAGCGCACCGGCTGTCAGGCCGACAAAAGCTGGAAAGCTGTATTTCATAATCAACTGCCGATTTTTATATAACGGGACCGCTAATGCCACGGTTGCCGGACCGAGCAGAAAGGTCATAATATCTTTGGCAGGACCGTATTGTTCAAATGTAATGCCGCTTAGCAGGAGAACGATAATAATTAAGGCCATGCTGAAAAAGACAGGTGTCGTGAACGGAGAAGGATACTTGCGTGCGGCTATTCGGCTCAAAAGATAGGCTCCAACCGTAAGAGTGATACTACATAGCGTTATGAATGCGTTCATCGTGTTTCTCCTTTTTCCTCTTTTCGAGCGTCTGGGACGCATAACCAGTTACTAGAAATCCGACAATGGTACTAACCACAACCGTTCCTATAATTGCCGGGCCGTTTTTTAGGAATAGAGGGCCAAATTCCATCAATCCTACGGCAACGGGTATGAAGAAGAATGCCAGATGCCTGATGAGGAAGGAAGAAGCCCGCTCGATCCACTCCAGGCGAATGATGCCTGTAGCAAGGAGGATGAACAACAGAAGCATACCCATCATATTGCCGGGAACGGGAAGGTGTAGCCATCCGACCAGTATATACCCCAACTCATTGAGCACCCATAGTCCTGCAAGCTGAAGCACGATAAGAAATAGTGTTCTCATTACTTTTAGCCCCCGTTTATACTATTTATGATAAATTTCTTTCTTATTGTACGAGAGTACATATGAAATAGCTACACAATGAAACGTGGGTATTTTTGTGCAACCTGCATAATGACAGCATTCCTCGTTCCTCTATAGAATGGATGCAAACAGGTTCTCTCTTTTTAATGAAGGGAAAGAAGAGGAACGCAAAGGAGGGAAACGGGTGAAAGCACAATCGACAGCAGAGGTTCATGCCAGGCGTACAATTCCTTATTGGGTTAAAATTGTGGCTCTTTTTTTCGTAAGCTGGATATTTATTTATGGCAACCGGGCTATTCTCACACCGGTAATCGGAGAGGTAAAAGCCGAGTTTGGCATGACTAATGCCCAAATTGGATTAATGAACAGTCTGTTCTTTTTAGCATATACGGTTGTTCAGATTCCGGCAGGCATTGTCGGGGACACCTTTTCAAAAAAGTGGGTGCTTATCCCAGGCTTTTTTTTGTCGGGCGTCTGCCTTGCCATAACGGGTGCTGCTGAAAGCTTGTGGATAGTGACCTATGCCTGGGCACTTTCGGGCGTAGGACAAGGAACATATTATGGACCACAGTTCGCGTTATCTTCACAGGCTATCCCAGAAAAATATCGTACGCTTGGTAGTGCGATTATTAATAGTGGCAGTGCGTTCGGACTTTCGCTCGGGTTTATGGTTTCGAGCTATTTTACGCTTTCACAAGGATACAGCTGGCGAATTTCCTTCTATCTTTTCGCCGCTCTAACTATTATGGTAAGTCTTATCATGTGGATGATCATAAAGGAAGAGCCAAACATACGTAGAGAAAAAGAAAAGAACATGCAAAAAGCCCCATCGTTTACTATTCTCTCGATGAAAGTATTGTTTACGAACCGCAATCTTCTTGTTAGCTATGCTATATCATTTTGTTCCTTGTACGGGTTTTCTGTCATGGTTACGTGGTTACCGTATTACTTGCAGACAGAACGAGGGTTTGGCGGCAGCGAAGCCGGGGTGGTATCTTCTTTGCTTGCCTGGGCCTCATTGCCGGGTG
Protein-coding sequences here:
- a CDS encoding DUF2339 domain-containing protein; translated protein: MEKDQNFLELEKRIASLEQEVTRLKGMLHEKEAIHQPIKNMAPPPPVSSPEAQPKSSLSWESLAPEPEETDWEHLIGRIWLPRIFIVVLLLGVIWAFKVSVDKGLITEPVRVLLGFLASGAFLWLGDRQIKQQRSALGQVLLGGSVCLAMLTTFAMHALYDFISASPAFLLNVVWIAGGMYLAHRYRSEALAILASLAGCLVPFLVESQEPNTWLFVSYEVILYGGFLYFAIHKQYITLYFSSSILLQAAFVAYAIGTQGDIDLLAAGSVAQYAILLICLLTRHWYAHSQTGVLFACFLLTLLWINIGYEEMSVQLLSLAGFLLHSFLAIYFWKRNAKTAGAFLALASFSLAFYFTRTIDNQPLIYLAVLIEATAAFYAGIRLRSRLLAGSAIVLYLFGSLPILDYSIEQVISIETVLWIGLVITFYINIKLAEAHVTPSNPNIFTVLYTAHTALMLLFLTRETNVLAENLSFDMKHLAVSFVWVLYAVSAVVYGMIRKEARLRLFGVILIFVTLLKVIFIDLPNVSLLFRAILFIVLGGIGIAVSRLFYTASKDKKPDTISE
- a CDS encoding CidA/LrgA family protein, giving the protein MRTLFLIVLQLAGLWVLNELGYILVGWLHLPVPGNMMGMLLLFILLATGIIRLEWIERASSFLIRHLAFFFIPVAVGLMEFGPLFLKNGPAIIGTVVVSTIVGFLVTGYASQTLEKRKKEKHDERIHNAM
- a CDS encoding sigma-54-dependent transcriptional regulator, encoding MNKKNIKVLIVDDEEDLLDLLAQRIRRKGNTVELAASAEEALALLHAFSFDVGIYDIKLPGMDGIELLRQSKEKYPSMEVIMLTGHGTIETAIESMKMGAYDYVSKPYALSELEAVLDKAFEKKQLNETNHGLQRVLLSKEKDFSIIGDSPCMQRLTELIQKLASSEIPVLIEGESGTGKELVARALHFWGERSEQPFITVNSGALPESLLESELFGHVKGAFTGAVSDKKGIVELADQGTLFLDEIGEMPQSVQVKLLRFLESEEFRRVGDSSLRWVHVRIVAATNRTLEDEVARGRFREDLFYRLNAMRVSVPPLRERKEDIPLLVQHLLAQSRGREQISVDEKALHALMRYTFPGNIRELAYMLERGVILARGNVIKTEDLLIPDVDSSKEEESIEEWLSLSQIERQHIGRVMEFCHGNKTHAARILGISVRNLYRKLAEYHI
- a CDS encoding c-type cytochrome codes for the protein MNREKEKKKRKYGVFPMLVAASLVFAGCGTATTSQSEPAKNATEQTPATKEIAFNPPKLEDAPKGELGEAIQLGYKMVTDTKATVPQNVGNNLSCISCHADGGTNKIASPLVGVTAVHPQYRDREGKVITMEDRINECFKRSMNGKPLEAGSKEMTAMIAYLTYISEGIPTGADIPWRGKSKVSLEGITPDKANGEKLYKQSCLACHGTDGSGTGPASGPAVWGEHSFNDGAGLARISQMTGYIQKNMPKAEMGGVKPGELSKQQAADLAAYLLAQERPEFTGKKNDWPKGNKPKDVKY
- a CDS encoding MFS transporter; this translates as MKAQSTAEVHARRTIPYWVKIVALFFVSWIFIYGNRAILTPVIGEVKAEFGMTNAQIGLMNSLFFLAYTVVQIPAGIVGDTFSKKWVLIPGFFLSGVCLAITGAAESLWIVTYAWALSGVGQGTYYGPQFALSSQAIPEKYRTLGSAIINSGSAFGLSLGFMVSSYFTLSQGYSWRISFYLFAALTIMVSLIMWMIIKEEPNIRREKEKNMQKAPSFTILSMKVLFTNRNLLVSYAISFCSLYGFSVMVTWLPYYLQTERGFGGSEAGVVSSLLAWASLPGALAFSWLCDRLGKRKLLMAILIPCAALSTLVLAYSHDSVFIISALICYGLTGKLALDPVLIAFVADNAPKELYGTAFGVYNFVAMSSTIFAPYLTGYLADRIGSMEIGFYFSAGLLVISVFALAFAREKGRT
- a CDS encoding superoxide dismutase — encoded protein: MFTLPTLSYAYDELEPYIDARTLEIHHSKHHATYINNLNTALEGYDALADKPIEWLLSNLHNIPDSIRTAVQNNGGGHYNHSLFWSVMSPNGGGKPSGMLAEAIQTCFGSFENMKEMLSTAAISRFGSGYGWLVLHNGKLEVISTANQDTPLTEEKIPLMIIDVWEHAYYLKYQNRRPEFVTAWWNVVNWNEVEKRYQEANHFLPK
- the aroD gene encoding type I 3-dehydroquinate dehydratase, giving the protein MSSIIFINERGLIIIETIKQIELTDKRLGDGKRPLICTPLVGKTQEVILSETEKILAKQPDLLEWRVDFFEGISDTYAVIDLAKSIKQMAGDTPLIFTRRSFKEGGEPISLSESEVVSLYSAICESRNADIIDYELINTKEDINHLRNVSKEHGIKMIMSYHNFDCTPEVGTLNKKLIEAERMQADIAKIAVMPNHLEDVLTLLRVTLDAKQKLKIPVITMSMGAYGSLTRMFGGAFGSAVTFAVGENSSAPGQVPIEDMKTVLAILQRAIDEK
- a CDS encoding shikimate kinase, which gives rise to MNKETDIPVKEKNIVLIGFMGVGKTTVGQLIANKLNRDFIDIDQYIEEKYNMPIPQMFKELGEQHFRKIEKETVIDICKNQHDKIVSLGGGAFQQEEIRETCLTSSFVLFLDLSWDSWKERMDILVDNRPVLHNRTLDEIHELFEKRQLAYSKHHLKIRTDDQTPEEVADSIVNKLKYRDM
- a CDS encoding LrgB family protein produces the protein MNAFITLCSITLTVGAYLLSRIAARKYPSPFTTPVFFSMALIIIVLLLSGITFEQYGPAKDIMTFLLGPATVALAVPLYKNRQLIMKYSFPAFVGLTAGALSATISGVLIAQAFQLSDEIVASMSVKSVTIPIALEITRIIGGVPALSAAFVVLTGTIGTMLGPWLMNRAGIRSPFAYGLAMGTISHGQGAAHAASSDELAGAIAGIAMGLTAILISFVLPTMMNWMQ
- the pdaA gene encoding delta-lactam-biosynthetic de-N-acetylase — protein: MKRVLFFIALVLLVVSLPLYAAEGYRDTPYHFGFKKSKNGQLPSIDEEGFKDIVEKHGAIFLGDTTKKELYLTFDNGYENGYTAQILNTLKEKRVPATFFVTGHYIKDQPDLLKRMVKEGHLIGNHSWSHPDMSQISNDRIKEELEKVKEGIAQVTGQKEAPFLRPPRGIFSERTLAISRQLGYTSVFWSLAYKDWDTKAQRGWKYAYDNFMRQLHPGAVILLHSVSKDNADAMGKIIDDARKQGYEFKSLNQLPSKKQ